In a genomic window of Stegostoma tigrinum isolate sSteTig4 chromosome 45, sSteTig4.hap1, whole genome shotgun sequence:
- the LOC125448707 gene encoding gastrula zinc finger protein XlCGF8.2DB-like — translation METPEKVGDCGKTICTSYELDMYRPGHSGQKLLTCPVCGKGFAQSPNLLLHQRVHTGERPFTCSVCRKGFSESSSLLTHQRVHSGEKPFTCSVCGKGFTNSSNLLLHQRVHTGERPFTCPVCGKRFTQSSSLLTHQRLHTGERPFICSVCGKGFTNSSNLLTHQRVHTGERPFTCPVCGKGFTQSSSLITHQRVHTGERPFSCSVCGKQFRNSSNLLTHQRVHTGEKPFTCSVCGKGFTQSSSLLTHQRIHNGQRLFGCTV, via the coding sequence ATGGAGACACCAGAAAAAGTTGGGGACTGTGGGAAGACTATATGTACCTCTTATGAGCTGGACATGTATCGACCCGGTCACAGTGGGCAGAAGCTGTTAACCTGTCCAGTGTGTGGCAAaggatttgctcagtcacccaaTCTGCTGTtacatcagcgagttcacactggagagaggccattcacctgttccGTGTGCAGGAAGGGATTTTCAGAATCTTCCagcctgctgacacaccagcgtGTTCACTCTGGGGAGAAGCCATTTACCTGCTCGgtatgtgggaagggattcactaaTTCGTCCAACTTGCTcttacaccagcgagttcacactggcgagagaccattcacctgccctgTGTGCGGGAAGAGATTCACACAGTCGTCCagcctgctgacacaccagcgccttcacactggggagaggccattcatttgctcagtgtgtgggaagggattcactaaTTCGTCCAACCTACTGACTCACCAGCgagtccacactggggagaggccattcacctgccccgtgtgtgggaagggattcactcagtcatccagctTGATTACACACCAGCGCgttcacacaggggagaggccattctcctgctctgtgtgtgggaaacaATTCAGAAATTCATCCAACCTGCTGActcaccagcgagttcacactggggagaagccattcacctgctctgtgtgtgggaaaggtttcactcagtcatccagTCTGCTGACGCATCAGCGTATACACAACGGGCAGCGGCTTTTCGGATGCACTGTGTGA
- the LOC132207342 gene encoding probable G-protein coupled receptor 139, whose amino-acid sequence MAMASTMSRHHRFSQKMHRSTISQVGAIYYPTLAAIGIPANLVTVAILSQGNVGLTKGITRYLLAMAVADLLALITDVIFNRINDLYFPTCFLDHTPVCSLKFVLVYAALDSSVWLTVAFTFDRFVAICCQQLKGKYCTEKTAAGVIGIVAMLFCAKNARWYFTYQPLYVINNVPWFCDVKLSFYDSAAWVTFDWIDTILTPCVPFLLIFTLNVLTVRHIMVASKARQGFRTQRNGDKRHDPEMQNRRKSIILLFAVSGSFMLLWATHVAVFLYWRITQTYSYETLEDPFYIALETGYMLQVLSSCTNTYIYAVTQTKFREQLKSMLKRPFVLVCQLIK is encoded by the exons ATGGCAATGGCTTCCACCATGAGCAGACACCATCGTTTTTCCCAGAAGATGCACCGATCCACCATCAGTCAGGTTGGAGCTATTTACTATCCGACTCTCGCAGCTATTGGAATTCCAG CCAATCTGGTGACTGTAGCGATTCTGTCTCAGGGAAATGTTGGTCTCACTAAAGGGATCACCAGGTACCTGTTGGCCATGGCAGTAGCCGATCTTCTGGCTCTCATTACTGACGTGATCTTCAATCGGATTAACGACCTGTATTTTCCGACATGCTTCCTGGATCACACTCCCGTCTGCAGCTTGAAATTCGTCCTGGTTTACGCCGCCTTGGACTCTTCCGTCTGGTTAACAGTTGCGTttacctttgatcgatttgttgccatttgttgccaACAGCTGAAAGGAAAATACTGCACAGAGAAAACAGCTGCTGGGGTGATTGGGATCGTGGCCATGCTGTTCTGTGCAAAAAATGCTCGTTGGTATTTCACTTACCAACCCCTCTACGTAATCAACAACGTGCCGTGGTTTTGTGATGTGAAACTGAGCTTCTACGATTCGGCTGCTTGGGTGACATTCGATTGGATTGATACAATTTTAACACCATGTGTCCCATTCCTTCTGATCTTCACCCTCAACGTTCTGACGGTCAGGCATATCATGGTGGCCAGCAAAGCGCGTCAAGGCTTTCGGACACAAAGGAACGGAGACAAGCGACACGACCCAGAGATGCAGAACAGAAGAAAATCAATCATATTACTGTTTGCTGTCTCAGGCAGTTTCATGCTGCTCTGGGCCACCCATGTAGCAGTTTTCCTGTACTGGCGCATTACCCAAACATACTCTTACGAAACTTTGGAAGATCCATTTTACATTGCTCTGGAAACAGGATACATGTTGCAGGTGTTGAGCTCTTGCACAAACACGTACATTTATGCAGTCACCCAAACCAAATTCAGGGAGCAGTTGAAAAGCATGCTGAAACGTCCTTTCGTGCTGGTTTGCCAACTCATTAAATAA